In Cryptomeria japonica chromosome 10, Sugi_1.0, whole genome shotgun sequence, a genomic segment contains:
- the LOC131076732 gene encoding cinnamoyl-CoA reductase 1 yields the protein MPAFTQRDLDAANGRGKVVCVMDASTYVGLWIVQGLLNRGYTVHATIQNGGEVESLKKLSGQRLKILYADMLDYHSIVDALSGCSGLFYTFDSPQYDEVMAEIEVRAAHNVLEACAHTETIEKVVFASSVAAVIWREDRNSISDLHEKHWSDVNLCRKLKLWYALGKTLSERTAWALAMDRGVNMVTINAGLVVGPGSANQTSGSTVAYLKGAAQMYENGLFASADVRFVAEAHICAFEEACAYGRYICFNQMVNNAQNADKLAESLRSLVPFPDRCEDLSVYQQRLSNKKLTELMLGNNKMQ from the exons ATGCCTGCTTTTACTCAGAGGGATTTGGATGCAGCAAATGGCAGGGGAAAGGTTGTGTGTGTGATGGATGCATCTACTTATGTAGGGCTGTGGATTGTTCAGGGCCTTCTAAACAGGGGATACACCGTGCATGCAACTATTCAGAATGGAG GTGAAGTTGAATCTTTAAAGAAATTAAGTGGGCAGCGGTTGAAGATCTTGTATGCTGATATGTTGGATTATCACAGCATAGTGGATGCACTTAGTGGATGTTCTGGTCTTTTCTACACATTTGATTCCCCTCAATATGAT GAGGTCATGGCTGAAATTGAAGTGAGGGCAGCCCACAATGTCCTGGAAGCATGTGCCCATACTGAAACTATTGAAAAAGTGGTATTCGCATCTTCAGTTGCTGCAGTAATTTGGAGAGAAGATAGAAATTCAATTTCTGATCTCCATGAAAAGCATTGGAGCGATGTGAACCTTTGCAGAaaattgaag CTGTGGTATGCACTGGGAAAGACACTATCAGAGAGGACAGCATGGGCTCTGGCCATGGACAGAGGCGTAAATATGGTGACAATTAATGCAGGTCTGGTTGTAGGGCCTGGCTCTGCAAATCAAACCTCAGGATCCACCGTAGCATATCTCAAAG GTGCTGCACAAATGTATGAGAATGGACTGTTTGCCAGTGCGGATGTAAGGTTTGTTGCAGAGGCTCACATCTGTGCATTTGAGGAAGCTTGTGCATATGGGAGGTATATCTGCTTCAACCAAATGGTCAACAATGCACAGAATGCTGACAAGCTTGCAGAGAGTTTAAGATCACTCGTACCATTTCCTGACAG ATGTGAAGATTTAAGCGTGTACCAACAACGTCTGAGCAACAAGAAGCTGACTGAACTCATGCTCGGAAACAACAAAATGCAATAA